A genomic region of Branchiostoma lanceolatum isolate klBraLanc5 chromosome 4, klBraLanc5.hap2, whole genome shotgun sequence contains the following coding sequences:
- the LOC136431963 gene encoding pleckstrin homology domain-containing family G member 1-like: protein MAEMGHCELLSARELEMEVMHVPMYSRELDPTARMTNQDGGHRSPDSDRPTSISSTSSTSSSSLGSSGRLILAPINLNESSCDEAAKETIDRTPEKQVLRKRSAPAIIQMSLPSSTNSSPEEKPLKDKLLRVSMPTGKLNNRISHTDRVVLEIMETERAYVKDLQDIIEGYMGCIVDRPELPITAEDVSSLFGNMEQIYDFNSGLLKNLENCRLRAVKVAECFVEKAKEFHIYTQYCTNYPSAVAVLTECTQNRVMNDFFKERQAVLKHNLPLGAYLLKPVQRVLKYHLLLQDIANNYEGEDEGHSTIKEALDTMTQVAHHINEMKKKHEDMLYVQEIQSQLSGWDGHDLTTYGELLLEGSFRMSRARNDRHLYLFEKMLLVTKKLPSGLQCKTHILCSNLMIVESISNQPNGFHVIPFDNPKVQYTFQAKTLEQKRLWTKQLKTLILENLNAVIPTSARKAIMELGDERPYHPAHEERGEKRRTERRDSTKHQVEEDDRRRDEGIGNMRHRVGRADSRRLTRAKTDTVLTPMAKLQRGIQLKGNFLLGMKKPDLTSPRFKRDKSMRGADSSAEGTQSESEMTPRKATDQKLLPLQTFSDGEQPPTIQETDEGPVVVRRRSSRKRAGQTPSPIMARRRSRSVDSLVLDGTKEDVEAFLDVLAKAGRETDLRIECEEDSSNSNSVEVQVADMVSDRSSGASNDMDLSEQMHNGENSVMCNGIEAIEEETIRKKQNGVMSGSPVAVQKNKPSGVDSNVARTKKSVAELERGDEASGEDALQTDSDEEGDYDHISPSYRPDMVQSKFNDKDDDSSDIWVRRPGMFSSVQNLNTQPRPSNLMLFHQFQRPNSNGMLNFPAKPNRKYSLEEAFEMLHSSASSSCSSQPSSPSKSVSLCNISGNFAASPQLSPTIDSMSAEAERKLSDLELDQERLSSEAVDTEDIWSDLEAYIDKSINDCKASKPATPMKTIEAAPKLAKTESNVSPAARGIRSALHNFVRRSPLARARERSDSSSSIGSYGSVRRTSSSSVFLQEDIIEEHPGSGMAGKHGKNRVYRLAREYSMRVKKRAAAAQTLLMKRNAYSEGDALRPAVGKVRSHSFVGSPAVGARIAQHSDPSKVLKRSRSVTQSDGDLSYMSGLNRFSSISLNSCDSLLSSAFTSPASSRPLSELSVGDPVRSATSSTGDPTETQIILKITEDLPEVKTTVESTDNISKTKEDENSEESKSEAPGEHQNSLSMNNNNKDIPTIVINHQTTQEKAQTLHRRPRRSTSAREHRLSTSEAVVRLNKRPLSFIERRSLRQGNKVSIAGLDISRSAPNSVTSSPILTSNRTRKISYSEDITQALQGKLEKYGLSAEPRTVVIIEKDKDGKEKVFTSPNEGKKDSGRRRSYESKQPLWRSLSSSSLNTLDAVSTNSIKDRTKQYLQSVAVPTDESQAAPAPTEPAPVTERAFGLVEMNGWVKHVISMFQPDAF, encoded by the exons AGTTGGAGATGGAAGTGATGCACGTGCCGATGTACAGCAGGGAGCTGGACCCCACTGCTAGGATGACCAATCAGGACGGAGGCCACAGGTCACCTGACAGTGACCGGCCAACCAGCATCAGCTCTACCTCTTCTACATCCTCGTCTTCCCTAGGATCCTCTGGAAGGCTGATTCTTGCGCCGATCAACCTCAACGAATCGTCTTGCGATGAGGCGGCAAAGGAAACGATAGACAGAACTCCTGAGAAACAAGTATTACGAAAACGTTCTGCGCCTGCTATTATACAAATGTCCTTACCATCTTCAACAAACTCTTCTCCTGAGGAAAAACCTCTAAAAGACAAACTGCTAAGAGTCAGTATGCCGACTGGGAAACTGAACAACCGAATCAGCCACACGGATAGGGTGGTGTTGGAGATTATGGAGACTGAACGGGCGTACGTCAAGGACTTGCAAGACATAATCGAG GGTTACATGGGTTGCATCGTGGACAGACCAGAGCTGCCAATCACAGCCGAGGATGTCTCCTCCTTATTTGGGAACATGGAACAAATTTACGACTTCAACAG TGGGCTCCTGAAGAACCTGGAAAACTGCAGACTGAGGGCAGTCAAGGTCGCCGAATGTTTTGTTGAAAAG GCAAAAGAATTCCACATCTATACACAATATTGCACCAATTACCCCAG TGCTGTTGCAGTTTTGACGGAGTGCACACAAAACAGAGTAATGAACGACTTCTTCAAG GAGAGACAAGCAGTTCTGAAACACAACCTCCCACTGGGAGCCTACCTGCTGAAGCCTGTTCAGAGAGTGCTGAAGTACCATCTACTACTGCAG GACATTGCTAACAACTATGAAGGTGAGGATGAGGGCCACAGTACCATCAAGGAGGCCCTGGACACCATGACCCAGGTGGCACATCACATCAACgaaatgaagaagaaacatgaagaCATGCTGTATGTCCAG GAAATCCAAAGTCAGCTGTCCGGATGGGAT GGTCACGACCTGACGACATATGGGGAGCTACTTCTGGAG GGATCTTTCCGTATGTCTCGGGCCCGTAATGACCGCCATCTGTACCTGTTTGAGAAGATGCTACTCGTGACCAAGAAGTTACCCAGCGGTCTGCAGTGCAAGACTCACATCCTG TGCTCCAACCTGATGATAGTGGAGAGCATCTCCAACCAGCCCAACGGTTTCCATGTCATACCATTTGACAACCCAAAAGTGCAGTACACATTCCAG GCCAAAACCCTGGAACAGAAAAGATTATGGACCAAACAGTTGAAGACCCTGATCCTAGAAAACCTGAATGCTGTCATTCCAACCAGT GCGAGGAAAGCCATCATGGAGTTAGGGGATGAACGTCCCT ATCATCCTGCACATGAGGAACGAGGGGAGAAGAGAAGAACAGAGAGACGAGACTCCACCAAACACCAGGTGGAGGAAGATGACAGGAGAAGGGATGAAGGCATTGGGAACATGAGGCACAGAGTGGGCAGAGCCGACTCCAGGAGACTCACACGGGCAAAGACAG ATACAGTCTTGACTCCAATGGCAAAGCTCCAGAGAGGGATACAGCTCAAAG GGAACTTCCTGTTAG GCATGAAAAAG CCTGATCTCACAAGTCCTAGATTT AAGAGAGACAAGTCCATGCGAGGTGCAGACTCCAGTGCAGAGGGGACCCAGAGTGAGAGTGAGATGACACCGCGCAAGGCCACAGATCAGAAGCTGCTTCCTCTCCAGACTTTCTCTGACGGAGAACAACCACCCACTATCCAAGAAACC GATGAGGGACCTGTAGTTGTGAGGAGACGAAGCAGTCGGAAGCGGGCCGGACAGACCCCGTCCCCCATCATGGCCCGCCGTCGCAGTCGCAGCGTGGACAGTCTCGTGCTGGACGGCACCAAGGAGGACGTGGAGGCTTTCCTGGACGTGCTAGCCAAAGCCGGGAGAGAAACAGACTTGAGGATCGAGTGTGAGGAGGACAGTAGCAATAGTAACAGTGTGGAAGTGCAGGTAGCTGATATGGTTTCGGATAGGTCTTCTGGTGCAAGTAACGATATGGACTTGTCAGAACAGATGCATAATGGAGAAAACAGTGTTATGTGTAACGGGATCGAAGCaattgaagaagaaacaataagaaaaaagcaAAATGGTGTTATGTCTGGTAGCCCGGTTGCTGTCCAGAAAAACAAGCCAAGTGGTGTAGACAGTAATGTTGCAAGGACTAAGAAGAGTGTTGCGGAGTTAGAGAGGGGAGATGAAGCCAGTGGAGAAGATGCGCTTCAGACAGATTCAGACGAGGAGGGAGACTATGACCACATCTCCCCCTCCTACCGACCTGACATGGTACAGTCCAAGTTTAATGACAAAGATGACGACTCCTCAGATATTTGGGTTCGAAGACCGGGCATGTTCAGTAGTGTGCAGAACCTTAACACTCAGCCACGTCCTTCCAATCTCATGCTCTTCCATCAATTCCAAAGACCAAATTCCAACGGAATGCTGAATTTTCCAGCCAAGCCCAATCGGAAGTATAGCCTAGAAGAGGCATTCGAGATGCTGCATAGCAGCGCAAGTAGCAGCTGCAGCAGCCAGCCCTCCAGTCCCAGCAAGTCAGTCAGCCTGTGCAATATCTCAGGAAACTTTGCAGCATCTCCACAGCTCAGCCCAACAATAGATTCAATGTCTGCAGAAGCAGAGAGGAAATTGTCGGATCTGGAGCTGGACCAAGAACGCTTGTCATCAGAAGCTGTTGATACAGAGGACATATGGAGTGACCTGGAAGCCTACATAGATAAGAGTATAAATGACTGCAAGGCATCCAAACCAGCAACCCCCATGAAAACAATAGAAGCAGCACCAAAGCTAGCAAAAACAGAGAGTAATGTGAGCCCGGCAGCGAGGGGAATCAGATCTGCCCTGCACAACTTTGTCCGCCGATCGCCTCTAGCAAGGGCAAGGGAAAGAAGTGATTCTTCAAGTTCTATTGGCTCCTATGGCTCCGTAAGAAGAACCTCTTCAAGCTCTGTGTTCCTTCAGGAAGACATAATTGAGGAGCACCCTGGAAGTGGCATGGCCGGCAAGCATGGGAAAAACCGAGTGTATCGGTTGGCCAGAGAGTACAGCATGAGGGTGAAGAAACGGGCAGCAGCAGCCCAGACTTTATTGATGAAACGCAATGCCTATTCCGAGGGCGACGCTCTCCGCCCTGCCGTTGGGAAGGTCAGGAGTCACTCCTTTGTTGGCTCCCCTGCTGTTGGGGCCCGCATCGCACAGCATTCGGACCCGTCAAAGGTCCTGAAGAGAAGCAGGAGTGTTACGCAGTCGGATGGGGATCTTTCATACATGTCAGGATTAAACAGGTTCTCCTCAATCAGTTTGAACTCCTGTGACAGCCTGCTGTCCTCTGCCTTCACCTCTCCGGCCAGTAGTCGCCCGCTGAGTGAACTGTCTGTGGGGGATCCTGTACGCAGCGCTACGTCATCGACAGGTGACCCAACAGAAACCCAGATCATCCTAAAAATCACAGAGGATCTGCCTGAGGTGAAAACTACTGTCGAAAGCACAGATAACATAAGCAAAACCAAGGAAGATGAAAACTCTGAAGAGAGTAAGTCTGAAGCTCCCGGGGAGCATCAGAACTCTCTCTccatgaacaacaacaacaaggataTTCCTACTATTGTGATAAACCATCAGACTACCCAAGAGAAGGCTCAAACGCTCCACAGGAGACCACGGAGAAGCACAAGTGCACGGGAGCACAGGTTGTCTACGTCAGAAGCTGTGGTCAGACTGAACAAGAGACCATTGAGTTTCATTGAAAGGAGAAGCCTGCGCCAGGGTAACAAAGTGTCGATAGCTGGGCTGGATATATCCCGCTCCGCACCAAACTCTGTGACCAGTTCTCCCATCCTGACATCCAACCGGACACGAAAAATATCCTACTCGGAGGACATCACTCAAGCCTTGCAGGGCAAACTGGAGAAGTACGGGCTGTCAGCTGAACCTCGCACTGTCGTCATCATTGAGAAGGACAAGGATGGGAAAGAAAAAGTCTTCACCTCCCCAAATGAGGGCAAAAAAGACTCAGGAAGACGAAGGTCATACGAGTCCAAACAGCCACTGTGGCGATCTCTCTCTTCCTCATCACTCAACACATTAGATGCAGTATCCACAAATTCTATAAAGGACAGGACAAAGCAGTATCTGCAGAGTGTTGCGGTACCTACAGATGAATCGCAGGCTGCTCCTGCACCTACAGAACCTGCACCCGTCACCGAGAGGGCGTTTGGGCTGGTGGAGATGAACGGGTGGGTTAAACATGTCATCAGCATGTTTCAGCCAGATGCCTTTTGA